The following coding sequences lie in one Anolis carolinensis isolate JA03-04 unplaced genomic scaffold, rAnoCar3.1.pri scaffold_11, whole genome shotgun sequence genomic window:
- the LOC103280758 gene encoding mucin-2 isoform X1, whose product MDSSVVSHQARLLADKLVFHRGSIKPRRGALQIPVGLVTISKRLMWPIVLAVVPLVASTTAFNESHLAASYQTLPDRRPSSPTPFSFQKSTNVTSLNNGSIKGYPRWQAMSNTNHSSTVVTYTGYLGNLYRKKEVSYLTPTSHETLGSRSQVTTSGTMDSEMKGLHSSSGAIFHSSTNILSDSLPVWSSDSSSRKALTDQTTMRTGQELDITEPASRVPSTSVTPLPFSVRSSSNHSVKISPHPTLPPLKYFTDSTISRKFHAHRQVEILKTSLFPFASSPTTHSMSSPSISIVGTHPDAKHFTQTEIFLTSAVHYGASKRSFPSSHDLPSTLTWINSSGQLSTTESITQLTQRTNTTYDYLLRNANVSVMSHSPKAESSSDVANSSIFQLTTETVPHSSETGVSEFSPSLVTVQTDADTIVVSMATEANLSLGKQISHPKDDLRSQAMLTLPPGLDKTKTHEASSVTTEDTLSTSWATDRTKLELKDIISPKGEERTELSVGPTHDASSKGNSISFDPDFIYRQPSTSASLDVVHSGTGYDIPVQQDGSLEVVTTTPSYWELVEMATTTMVSPIFSSELPLAEATPTLELASRFISEQAKAERVGQHHNLHQRWRDATLSPPDPTDTSRVLTSEEPTELLGPKKDSKGVVHMLLEGAGTTLASHPSQDTVEPTSPGMTHDGLHTGGSTASPPIELFSITSPQWKGDISMPLHATASLAETTKPERTSVVTTHGSVSMYITSLDSSRTSVSELSLEMHTGAAEKAREEQEALEVTTLPRFSTSEDRQPDPKAVTSSPVSTSIIYRIAPPILPTKDLYIDSDSSAGTTTLIYNKYVDASAAITLQDDGTTTVYIPKTDSSVYLPISETTSAPVHPISSATIALLTTPKFLPTSTLTCLMRTIPSSFTPSSAQLFPTSQPHLTKKFWVSTLDLGDVRKEKSTVVVGTKATSTKEISTRIVVGTEGVTVIPGGHSSEQPESKDPWLSEATTKESLISLKTPLLLVPEMHVLPLSFRLTGMDYFESLENKTSESYKKLAKEVQLTVNKMLSTYEGFLQTNILGFMNGSLVVKCEAVFQRRVPVPTPSDVIRTIVTEVETRATDTFFDWRLDIQSLRSNGFNLNNLEPEKLAISFTALDSGGALGDVMNWDHLVTLLLGAHYTVRNISFVESGNLQGGIDINGEVCIDTDIHVDVGWALEALTELSNYSVDLTSLSINGSRLSLQVFPISFLVTNRVYNEKMMDRSSMEHLNLVRDLSGVIMHVLSKYKNLLQVAIREITGGSLVCRGDVIFQHPAPTSKDVLQTLALAVGPKDYLDSSTLQVDPFSFTVAGDGLEPPFPSLGIPAYAVVILAVFVVALIVLPILVLLPKMLGRKDKIIINRLRDLEGGIELFELDNPAFRPTLEEVHLDCLDTHMMMTDTSTFQGQRLVWPSKAFSDVETMPHSI is encoded by the exons ATGGACTCTTCTGTTGTAAGCCACCAAGCAAGACTACTAGCCGACAAACTGGTCTTTCACAGAGGCTCCATAAAACCTAGAAGAGGAGCTCTGCAAATTCCTGTTGGCTTGGTGACCATTTCCAAAAGATTGATGTGGCCAATAGTCTTGGCTGTCGTTCCTTTAGTTGCCAGCACCACTGCGTTCAACGAAAGCCATTTGGCTGCATCTTACCAAACTCTACCCGACAGAAGACCAAGTTCTCCAACACCTTTCTCATTCCAGAAGTCCACGAATGTGACCAGTTTGAATAATGGATCTATCAAAGGCTATCCTCGTTGGCAGGCTATGAGTAATACTAACCACAGTTCTACTGTGGTCACCTATACTGGCTATCTTGGTAACCTATATAGGAAGAAAGAAGTATCTTACCTAACTCCTACAAGTCATGAGACTCTGGGCAGTAGATCTCAAGTTACAACATCTGGGACCATGGATTCAGAGATGAAAGGTCTCCATTCAAGTAGTGGAGCAATATTTCACAGTTCTACCAATATTTTATCTGACTCTCTTCCAGTATGGTCTTCTGATTCAAGCTCAAGGAAAGCTCTCACAGACCAAACGACTATGCGTACTGGCCAGGAACTTGATATCACTGAACCTGCTAGTAGAGTGCCTTCTACTAGTGTGACCCCACTTCCTTTCTCTGTTAGGTCCTCAAGTAACCATTCAGTGAAGATCTCACCTCATCCTACTCTACCTCCATTGAAATACTTCACTGACTCTACAATCAGTAGGAAGTTTCACGCTCATCGTCAAGTTGAAATTCTGAAGACCAGCTTGTTTCCATTTGCATCTTCTCCCACAACTCATAGTATGTCTTCACCATCAATTTCCATTGTTGGAACCCATCCTGATGCAAAACACTTCACACAAACTGAGATCTTTCTGACTTCAGCCGTTCACTATGGTGCAAGTAAGCGTTCCTTCCCGTCTAGCCATGATCTGCCATCTACACTTACTTGGATCAACTCTTCAGGCCAACTTTCCACAACTGAGTCCATCACACAGTTGACTCAAAGGACCAACACAACATATGATTACCTTTTGAGAAATGCAAATGTATCTGTGATGTCTCATAGTCCCAAAGCAGAGTCTTCCAGTGATGTGGCTAATAGTAGTATTTTCCAGTTGACCACAGAGACTGTTCCTCATTCATCTGAAACCGGGGTGTCAGAATTCAGCCCTTCTCTTGTCACTGTCCAAACAGATGCCGATACAATAGTTGTCAGCATGGCTACAGAAGCTAACCTGTCTCTTGGAAAACAGATTTCTCATCCGAAAGATGATCTCAGAAGTCAAGCCATGCTAACCCTACCTCCAGGTCTtgataaaacaaaaacacacgAGGCCTCCTCTGTAACAACTGAGGACACACTAAGCACTTCTTGGGCTACTGACAGAACCAAACTAGAATTGAAGGACATAATTTCTCCTAAAGGAGAGGAACGTACTGAGCTTTCTGTTGGTCCTACACATGATGCCAGCTCAAAGGGTAATAGCATCAGTTTTGACCCAGACTTCATATATAGGCAACCTTCAACTTCTGCTTCACTTGATGTTGTGCATTCTGGAACTGGGTATGATATTCCTGTTCAACAAGATGGTTCATTGGAAGTTGTGACTACTACTCCTAGTTACTGGGAGTTGGTGGAGATGGCCACAACTACTATGGTGTCACCCATCTTCTCTTCGGAGTTGCCACTTGCAGAGGCCACACCAACTCTAGAGTTGGCTTCTAGGTTCATTTCTGAACAGGCCAAAGCTGAGCGTGTAGGTCAGCACCACAACTTGCATCAGAGGTGGAGAGATGCAACACTATCTCCGCCAGATCCCACTGACACATCTAGGGTTCTGACATCGGAGGAACCTACTGAGTTGTTGGGCCCAAAAAAGGATAGCAAGGGTGTTGTGCACATGCTTTTAGAAGGAGCAGGCACCACACTTGCATCTCATCCCTCCCAAGATACAGTGGAACCCACTTCTCCTGGGATGACACATGATGGTCTTCACACAGGAGGTTCTACAGCTAGTCCTCCAATAGAGCTCTTCAGCATAACATCTCCTCAATGGAAAGGTGACATCTCCATGCCTTTGCATGCCACAGCTTCCCTTGCAGAGACTACAAAACCAGAGAGAACTTCTGTAGTGACAACCCATGGGTCTGTATCAATGTACATTACATCACTTGACTCCTCTAGGACCAGCGTTTCGGAGCTATCTTTGGAAATGCACACTGGGGCTGCTGAAAAAGCTCGGGAAGAGCAGGAAGCGCTGGAGGTCACAACGCTGCCTAGGTTCTCAACTTCAGAAGATCGTCAGCCTGACCCCAAAGCAGTGACATCTTCTCCAGTATCAACTAGTATTATATACAGAATAGCACCACCAATTTTGCCTACAAAGGACCTTTATATTGACTCAGATTCCTCCGCTGGAACAACTAcgttaatatataataaatatgtcGATGCTTCTGCTGCAATTACTTTACAAGATGATGGTACAACAACTGTGTATATTCCCAAAACAGATTCTTCTGTCTATCTGCCCATTTCAGAGACtacttctgccccagttcatcCCATATCTTCTGCCACAATTGCTCTCCTGACCACCCCCAAATTTCTTCCAACGTCAACGTTGACTTGCCTGATGAGAACCATCCCATCTTCCTTCACTCCATCTTCCGCTCAACTTTTCCCGACTTCCCAACCTCACTTGACCAAGAAGTTTTGGGTCTCCACCTTAGACCTAGGAGATGTTAGGAAGGAGAAGTCCACTGTTGTGGTGGGAACCAAAGCCACCAGCACCAAGGAGATCAGCACAAGGATAGTAGTTGGTACTGAAGGGGTGACTGTGATCCCAGGTGGTCACTCTTCAGAGCAACCAGAGTCCAAAGATCCATGGTTGAGTGAGGCAACAACAAAAGAGAGTCTGATCTCCTTAAAAACTCCTTTGTTACTGGTTCCAGAGATGCATGTTCTACCACTGTCATTTCGCCTCACTGGAATGGATTATTTTGAATCCTTGGAGAACAAGACCTCTGAAAGCTACAAGAAGTTGGCAAAAGAAGTACAGTTAACA GTAAATAAGATGCTATCTACTTACGAGGGCTTCCTTCAAACAAACATTCTTGGATTCAT GAATGGCTCTTTGGTTGTTAAGTGTGAAGCTGTATTCCAGAGAAGGGTCCCAGTTCCCACACCTTCTGACGTCATCCGTACAATTGTCACAGAAGTAGAGACACGGGCAACGGACACTTTCTTTGATTGGCGACTAGATATACAGTCCCTTCGTTCTAATG GATTCAACTTGAACAACCTAGAACCTGAGAAGTTGGCCATATCTTTCACTGCTCTAGATTCTGGAGGAGCCTTGGGTGATGTGATGAATTGGGACCATCTG GTGACTCTGTTACTTGGAGCTCATTATACCGTGCGGAACATCTCATTTGTTGAAAGTGG AAACCTCCAGGGTGGCATAGATATAAACGGAGAAGTCTGTATCGATACTGACATTCATGTTGATGTTGGCTGGGCTCTAGAAGCACTGACAGAACTTTCGAATTACTCAGTAGATCTCACATCTCTCTCCATCAATG GATCACGGCTCAGCCTTCAAGtattcccaatttctttcttgGTGACCAACAGAGTATACAATGAGAAAATGATGGACCGTTCTTCTATGGAGCATCTCAACCTTGTGAGGGATCTCTCTGGAGTG ATAATGCATGTATTGAGCAAGTACAAAAATCTCCTGCAAGTGGCAATCCGAGAGATCAC AGGTGGCTCCTTGGTGTGTCGTGGAGATGTGATATTCCAGCATCCTGCCCCGACCAGCAAGgatgttctccagactcttgccCTTGCAGTTGGTCCAAAGGATTACTTGGATTCATCTACCCTTCAGGTGGATCCATTCTCCTTTACCGTAGCAG
- the LOC103280758 gene encoding mucin-2 isoform X2 translates to MDSSVVSHQARLLADKLVFHRGSIKPRRGALQIPVGLVTISKRLMWPIVLAVVPLVASTTAFNESHLAASYQTLPDRRPSSPTPFSFQKSTNVTSLNNGSIKGYPRWQAMSNTNHSSTVVTYTGYLGNLYRKKEVSYLTPTSHETLGSRSQVTTSGTMDSEMKGLHSSSGAIFHSSTNILSDSLPVWSSDSSSRKALTDQTTMRTGQELDITEPASRVPSTSVTPLPFSVRSSSNHSVKISPHPTLPPLKYFTDSTISRKFHAHRQVEILKTSLFPFASSPTTHSMSSPSISIVGTHPDAKHFTQTEIFLTSAVHYGASKRSFPSSHDLPSTLTWINSSGQLSTTESITQLTQRTNTTYDYLLRNANVSVMSHSPKAESSSDVANSSIFQLTTETVPHSSETGVSEFSPSLVTVQTDADTIVVSMATEANLSLGKQISHPKDDLRSQAMLTLPPGLDKTKTHEASSVTTEDTLSTSWATDRTKLELKDIISPKGEERTELSVGPTHDASSKGNSISFDPDFIYRQPSTSASLDVVHSGTGYDIPVQQDGSLEVVTTTPSYWELVEMATTTMVSPIFSSELPLAEATPTLELASRFISEQAKAERVGQHHNLHQRWRDATLSPPDPTDTSRVLTSEEPTELLGPKKDSKGVVHMLLEGAGTTLASHPSQDTVEPTSPGMTHDGLHTGGSTASPPIELFSITSPQWKGDISMPLHATASLAETTKPERTSVVTTHGSVSMYITSLDSSRTSVSELSLEMHTGAAEKAREEQEALEVTTLPRFSTSEDRQPDPKAVTSSPVSTSIIYRIAPPILPTKDLYIDSDSSAGTTTLIYNKYVDASAAITLQDDGTTTVYIPKTDSSVYLPISETTSAPVHPISSATIALLTTPKFLPTSTLTCLMRTIPSSFTPSSAQLFPTSQPHLTKKFWVSTLDLGDVRKEKSTVVVGTKATSTKEISTRIVVGTEGVTVIPGGHSSEQPESKDPWLSEATTKESLISLKTPLLLVPEMHVLPLSFRLTGMDYFESLENKTSESYKKLAKEVQLTVNKMLSTYEGFLQTNILGFMNGSLVVKCEAVFQRRVPVPTPSDVIRTIVTEVETRATDTFFDWRLDIQSLRSNGFNLNNLEPEKLAISFTALDSGGALGDVMNWDHLVTLLLGAHYTVRNISFVESGNLQGGIDINGEVCIDTDIHVDVGWALEALTELSNYSVDLTSLSINGSRLSLQVFPISFLVTNRVYNEKMMDRSSMEHLNLVRDLSGVIMHVLSKYKNLLQVAIREITGGSLVCRGDVIFQHPAPTSKDVLQTLALAVGPKDYLDSSTLQVDPFSFTVAGDGLEPPFPSLGIPAYAVVILAVFVVALIVLPILVLLPKMLGRKDKIIINRLRDLEGGIELFELDNPAFRPTLEEVHLDCLDTHM, encoded by the exons ATGGACTCTTCTGTTGTAAGCCACCAAGCAAGACTACTAGCCGACAAACTGGTCTTTCACAGAGGCTCCATAAAACCTAGAAGAGGAGCTCTGCAAATTCCTGTTGGCTTGGTGACCATTTCCAAAAGATTGATGTGGCCAATAGTCTTGGCTGTCGTTCCTTTAGTTGCCAGCACCACTGCGTTCAACGAAAGCCATTTGGCTGCATCTTACCAAACTCTACCCGACAGAAGACCAAGTTCTCCAACACCTTTCTCATTCCAGAAGTCCACGAATGTGACCAGTTTGAATAATGGATCTATCAAAGGCTATCCTCGTTGGCAGGCTATGAGTAATACTAACCACAGTTCTACTGTGGTCACCTATACTGGCTATCTTGGTAACCTATATAGGAAGAAAGAAGTATCTTACCTAACTCCTACAAGTCATGAGACTCTGGGCAGTAGATCTCAAGTTACAACATCTGGGACCATGGATTCAGAGATGAAAGGTCTCCATTCAAGTAGTGGAGCAATATTTCACAGTTCTACCAATATTTTATCTGACTCTCTTCCAGTATGGTCTTCTGATTCAAGCTCAAGGAAAGCTCTCACAGACCAAACGACTATGCGTACTGGCCAGGAACTTGATATCACTGAACCTGCTAGTAGAGTGCCTTCTACTAGTGTGACCCCACTTCCTTTCTCTGTTAGGTCCTCAAGTAACCATTCAGTGAAGATCTCACCTCATCCTACTCTACCTCCATTGAAATACTTCACTGACTCTACAATCAGTAGGAAGTTTCACGCTCATCGTCAAGTTGAAATTCTGAAGACCAGCTTGTTTCCATTTGCATCTTCTCCCACAACTCATAGTATGTCTTCACCATCAATTTCCATTGTTGGAACCCATCCTGATGCAAAACACTTCACACAAACTGAGATCTTTCTGACTTCAGCCGTTCACTATGGTGCAAGTAAGCGTTCCTTCCCGTCTAGCCATGATCTGCCATCTACACTTACTTGGATCAACTCTTCAGGCCAACTTTCCACAACTGAGTCCATCACACAGTTGACTCAAAGGACCAACACAACATATGATTACCTTTTGAGAAATGCAAATGTATCTGTGATGTCTCATAGTCCCAAAGCAGAGTCTTCCAGTGATGTGGCTAATAGTAGTATTTTCCAGTTGACCACAGAGACTGTTCCTCATTCATCTGAAACCGGGGTGTCAGAATTCAGCCCTTCTCTTGTCACTGTCCAAACAGATGCCGATACAATAGTTGTCAGCATGGCTACAGAAGCTAACCTGTCTCTTGGAAAACAGATTTCTCATCCGAAAGATGATCTCAGAAGTCAAGCCATGCTAACCCTACCTCCAGGTCTtgataaaacaaaaacacacgAGGCCTCCTCTGTAACAACTGAGGACACACTAAGCACTTCTTGGGCTACTGACAGAACCAAACTAGAATTGAAGGACATAATTTCTCCTAAAGGAGAGGAACGTACTGAGCTTTCTGTTGGTCCTACACATGATGCCAGCTCAAAGGGTAATAGCATCAGTTTTGACCCAGACTTCATATATAGGCAACCTTCAACTTCTGCTTCACTTGATGTTGTGCATTCTGGAACTGGGTATGATATTCCTGTTCAACAAGATGGTTCATTGGAAGTTGTGACTACTACTCCTAGTTACTGGGAGTTGGTGGAGATGGCCACAACTACTATGGTGTCACCCATCTTCTCTTCGGAGTTGCCACTTGCAGAGGCCACACCAACTCTAGAGTTGGCTTCTAGGTTCATTTCTGAACAGGCCAAAGCTGAGCGTGTAGGTCAGCACCACAACTTGCATCAGAGGTGGAGAGATGCAACACTATCTCCGCCAGATCCCACTGACACATCTAGGGTTCTGACATCGGAGGAACCTACTGAGTTGTTGGGCCCAAAAAAGGATAGCAAGGGTGTTGTGCACATGCTTTTAGAAGGAGCAGGCACCACACTTGCATCTCATCCCTCCCAAGATACAGTGGAACCCACTTCTCCTGGGATGACACATGATGGTCTTCACACAGGAGGTTCTACAGCTAGTCCTCCAATAGAGCTCTTCAGCATAACATCTCCTCAATGGAAAGGTGACATCTCCATGCCTTTGCATGCCACAGCTTCCCTTGCAGAGACTACAAAACCAGAGAGAACTTCTGTAGTGACAACCCATGGGTCTGTATCAATGTACATTACATCACTTGACTCCTCTAGGACCAGCGTTTCGGAGCTATCTTTGGAAATGCACACTGGGGCTGCTGAAAAAGCTCGGGAAGAGCAGGAAGCGCTGGAGGTCACAACGCTGCCTAGGTTCTCAACTTCAGAAGATCGTCAGCCTGACCCCAAAGCAGTGACATCTTCTCCAGTATCAACTAGTATTATATACAGAATAGCACCACCAATTTTGCCTACAAAGGACCTTTATATTGACTCAGATTCCTCCGCTGGAACAACTAcgttaatatataataaatatgtcGATGCTTCTGCTGCAATTACTTTACAAGATGATGGTACAACAACTGTGTATATTCCCAAAACAGATTCTTCTGTCTATCTGCCCATTTCAGAGACtacttctgccccagttcatcCCATATCTTCTGCCACAATTGCTCTCCTGACCACCCCCAAATTTCTTCCAACGTCAACGTTGACTTGCCTGATGAGAACCATCCCATCTTCCTTCACTCCATCTTCCGCTCAACTTTTCCCGACTTCCCAACCTCACTTGACCAAGAAGTTTTGGGTCTCCACCTTAGACCTAGGAGATGTTAGGAAGGAGAAGTCCACTGTTGTGGTGGGAACCAAAGCCACCAGCACCAAGGAGATCAGCACAAGGATAGTAGTTGGTACTGAAGGGGTGACTGTGATCCCAGGTGGTCACTCTTCAGAGCAACCAGAGTCCAAAGATCCATGGTTGAGTGAGGCAACAACAAAAGAGAGTCTGATCTCCTTAAAAACTCCTTTGTTACTGGTTCCAGAGATGCATGTTCTACCACTGTCATTTCGCCTCACTGGAATGGATTATTTTGAATCCTTGGAGAACAAGACCTCTGAAAGCTACAAGAAGTTGGCAAAAGAAGTACAGTTAACA GTAAATAAGATGCTATCTACTTACGAGGGCTTCCTTCAAACAAACATTCTTGGATTCAT GAATGGCTCTTTGGTTGTTAAGTGTGAAGCTGTATTCCAGAGAAGGGTCCCAGTTCCCACACCTTCTGACGTCATCCGTACAATTGTCACAGAAGTAGAGACACGGGCAACGGACACTTTCTTTGATTGGCGACTAGATATACAGTCCCTTCGTTCTAATG GATTCAACTTGAACAACCTAGAACCTGAGAAGTTGGCCATATCTTTCACTGCTCTAGATTCTGGAGGAGCCTTGGGTGATGTGATGAATTGGGACCATCTG GTGACTCTGTTACTTGGAGCTCATTATACCGTGCGGAACATCTCATTTGTTGAAAGTGG AAACCTCCAGGGTGGCATAGATATAAACGGAGAAGTCTGTATCGATACTGACATTCATGTTGATGTTGGCTGGGCTCTAGAAGCACTGACAGAACTTTCGAATTACTCAGTAGATCTCACATCTCTCTCCATCAATG GATCACGGCTCAGCCTTCAAGtattcccaatttctttcttgGTGACCAACAGAGTATACAATGAGAAAATGATGGACCGTTCTTCTATGGAGCATCTCAACCTTGTGAGGGATCTCTCTGGAGTG ATAATGCATGTATTGAGCAAGTACAAAAATCTCCTGCAAGTGGCAATCCGAGAGATCAC AGGTGGCTCCTTGGTGTGTCGTGGAGATGTGATATTCCAGCATCCTGCCCCGACCAGCAAGgatgttctccagactcttgccCTTGCAGTTGGTCCAAAGGATTACTTGGATTCATCTACCCTTCAGGTGGATCCATTCTCCTTTACCGTAGCAG